In Streptomyces ambofaciens ATCC 23877, a single genomic region encodes these proteins:
- a CDS encoding alpha-ketoacid dehydrogenase subunit beta, with product MALAKAINESLRRALESDPKVLIMGEDVGKLGGVFRVTDGLQKDFGEDRVIDTPLAESGIVGTAIGLALRGYRPVVEIQFDGFVFPAYDQIVTQLAKMHARSLGKVKMPVVIRIPYGGGIGAVEHHSESPEALFAHVAGLKVVSPSNSADAYWMMQQAIQSDDPVIYFEPKRRYWDKAEVDPEAIPGPLHAARVVREGTDLTLAAYGPMVKLCQEAADAAAEEGRSLEVLDLRSISPVDFDTVQASVEKTRRLVVVHEAPVFLGSGAEIAARITERCFYHLEAPVLRVGGYHAPYPPARIEEDYLPDLDRVLDAVDRSLAY from the coding sequence ATGGCGCTGGCCAAGGCGATCAACGAGTCGCTGCGCCGCGCGCTGGAGTCCGACCCCAAGGTCCTGATCATGGGCGAGGACGTCGGCAAGCTCGGCGGCGTCTTCCGGGTCACCGACGGTCTCCAGAAGGACTTCGGCGAGGACCGGGTCATCGACACCCCGCTGGCCGAGTCCGGCATCGTCGGTACCGCCATCGGCCTGGCCCTGCGCGGGTACCGCCCGGTGGTGGAGATCCAGTTCGACGGCTTCGTCTTCCCGGCCTACGACCAGATCGTCACCCAGCTGGCGAAGATGCACGCCCGCTCGCTGGGCAAGGTCAAGATGCCGGTCGTCATCCGCATCCCCTACGGGGGCGGCATCGGCGCGGTCGAGCACCACTCCGAGTCCCCCGAGGCGCTGTTCGCGCACGTGGCGGGCCTCAAGGTGGTCTCCCCGTCGAATTCGGCGGACGCCTACTGGATGATGCAGCAGGCCATCCAGAGCGACGACCCGGTGATCTACTTCGAGCCCAAGCGGCGCTACTGGGACAAGGCCGAGGTCGACCCCGAGGCCATCCCCGGCCCGCTGCACGCCGCGCGCGTGGTGCGCGAGGGCACCGACCTCACGCTGGCCGCGTACGGCCCGATGGTGAAGCTCTGCCAGGAGGCCGCGGACGCGGCGGCCGAGGAGGGGCGCTCGCTGGAGGTGCTGGACCTGCGGTCCATCTCGCCGGTCGACTTCGACACCGTCCAGGCGTCGGTGGAGAAGACCCGCCGCCTGGTCGTCGTCCACGAGGCGCCGGTGTTCCTGGGTTCGGGCGCGGAGATCGCCGCCCGGATCACGGAGCGCTGCTTCTACCACCTGGAGGCCCCGGTGCTGAGGGTCGGTGGCTACCACGCCCCGTACCCGCCGGCGCGCATCGAGGAGGACTACCTGCCCGACCTGGACCGGGTGCTGGATGCCGTCGACCGCTCGCTGGCGTACTGA
- a CDS encoding GntR family transcriptional regulator, translating into MLLSLDKNDTRPLHEQVAGAVRRAIAEGECGPGDRLPSARDLSEALDVNVNTVLRGLRGLRDEGLLEFRRGRGVTVAEGAHQHSGLQIRVRELVAEAARLGYSRTDLIDLIRGMP; encoded by the coding sequence ATGCTGCTGAGTCTGGACAAGAACGACACCCGCCCCCTGCACGAACAGGTCGCCGGCGCCGTCCGGCGTGCCATCGCCGAAGGGGAGTGCGGTCCCGGCGACCGCCTTCCCTCGGCCCGCGACCTGTCCGAGGCCCTCGACGTCAACGTCAACACCGTGCTGCGCGGGCTGCGCGGACTGCGCGACGAAGGCCTCCTGGAGTTCCGGCGGGGCCGGGGGGTGACCGTGGCCGAGGGAGCCCACCAGCACTCCGGCCTGCAGATCCGCGTCCGCGAACTGGTCGCCGAGGCGGCGCGGCTGGGCTACAGCAGGACCGATCTCATCGACCTGATCAGGGGGATGCCGTGA
- a CDS encoding GntR family transcriptional regulator, whose translation MTTAVKQPPAADRVYTHVKQGVLERRYEGGTLLTEGELADAVGVSRTPVREALLRLEVEGLIRLYPKKGAMVLPVSAQEIADVVETRLLVEEHAARKAVPAPPGLVERLEGLLARQREQAAAGDYAAASVSDRCFHAEIVRSGGNEILNRLYDQLRDRQLRMGVAVMHSHPDRIAKTLSEHEEILDALRSGDAEAAVGVVHRHVGWFSHLARGEVR comes from the coding sequence ATGACCACGGCAGTGAAGCAACCCCCCGCGGCGGACCGCGTCTACACCCACGTCAAGCAGGGCGTCCTGGAGCGCCGCTACGAGGGCGGGACCCTGCTCACCGAGGGAGAGCTCGCCGACGCGGTGGGCGTCTCCCGCACGCCGGTGCGCGAGGCGCTGCTCCGGCTGGAGGTCGAGGGGCTGATCCGGCTCTACCCGAAGAAGGGCGCCATGGTCCTGCCGGTCTCCGCGCAGGAGATCGCGGACGTGGTGGAGACCCGGCTGCTGGTCGAGGAGCACGCGGCGAGGAAGGCGGTACCCGCACCGCCCGGCCTCGTCGAACGGCTGGAGGGACTGCTGGCCCGGCAGCGGGAGCAGGCCGCCGCCGGTGACTACGCCGCGGCCTCGGTCTCGGACCGCTGCTTCCACGCGGAGATCGTCCGCAGCGGCGGCAACGAGATCCTCAACCGCCTCTACGACCAGCTCCGGGACCGCCAGCTGCGCATGGGCGTCGCGGTCATGCACTCCCATCCCGACCGGATCGCCAAGACCCTCTCCGAGCACGAGGAGATCCTCGACGCACTGCGCTCCGGGGACGCGGAGGCGGCCGTCGGCGTGGTCCACCGGCACGTGGGCTGGTTCTCGCACCTGGCCCGGGGTGAGGTCCGATGA
- a CDS encoding dihydrolipoamide acetyltransferase family protein, translated as MTAGSVREFKMPDVGEGLTEAEILKWYVQPGDTVTDGQVVCEVETAKAAVELPIPYDGVVRALHFPEGTTVDVGTSIIAVAVGDAADAGEPAQAPVEDTSAAPAPAAAEEKKPEGRQPVLVGYGVSTSATRRRPRKSAQAPAASAASAAIQTEMNGHGPAAPVTRDRPLAKPPVRKLAKDLGVDLATVTPTGPDGVITREDVHAAVAPAQTAGSEAAPEAPAATAPAAPAPSPAAVSYDTARETRVPVKGVRKATAAAMVGSAFTAPHVTEFVTVDVTRTMKLVEELKQDKEFAGLRVNPLLLIAKALLVAIKRNPDVNASWDEAAQEIVVKHYVNLGIAAATPRGLIVPNIKDAHAKTLPQLAGALGELVSTAREGKTSPAAMQGGTVTITNVGVFGVDTGTPILNPGESAILAVGAIKLQPWVHKGKVKPRQVTTLALSFDHRLVDGELGSKVLADVAAVLEQPKRLITWA; from the coding sequence ATGACTGCAGGGTCCGTACGCGAGTTCAAGATGCCCGACGTGGGCGAGGGACTCACCGAGGCCGAGATCCTCAAGTGGTACGTCCAGCCCGGTGACACGGTCACCGACGGCCAGGTGGTGTGCGAGGTCGAGACGGCCAAGGCCGCCGTCGAGCTGCCCATCCCCTACGACGGCGTGGTCCGCGCGCTGCACTTCCCGGAGGGCACCACGGTCGACGTGGGCACCTCGATCATCGCGGTGGCCGTCGGTGACGCGGCGGACGCCGGGGAGCCGGCGCAGGCGCCCGTCGAGGACACCTCGGCCGCACCGGCCCCGGCCGCGGCCGAGGAGAAGAAGCCGGAGGGCCGCCAGCCCGTCCTGGTCGGCTACGGGGTGTCCACCTCCGCGACCCGCCGCCGCCCCCGCAAGAGCGCTCAGGCTCCGGCGGCCTCGGCGGCGTCCGCCGCGATCCAGACGGAGATGAACGGCCACGGGCCGGCCGCGCCGGTCACCCGGGACCGTCCGCTCGCCAAGCCCCCGGTGCGCAAGCTCGCCAAGGACCTCGGCGTCGACCTGGCCACGGTCACCCCGACCGGCCCGGACGGCGTCATCACCCGCGAGGACGTGCACGCGGCGGTGGCGCCGGCCCAGACCGCCGGATCCGAGGCGGCACCGGAGGCGCCCGCCGCCACCGCCCCCGCGGCTCCCGCCCCGTCCCCGGCGGCGGTGTCGTACGACACGGCGCGCGAGACCCGCGTCCCGGTCAAGGGCGTCCGCAAGGCGACGGCGGCGGCGATGGTCGGCTCGGCGTTCACGGCGCCCCACGTGACCGAGTTCGTGACGGTCGACGTGACGCGCACGATGAAGCTGGTCGAGGAGCTGAAGCAGGACAAGGAGTTCGCGGGCCTGCGGGTCAACCCGCTCCTGCTGATCGCCAAGGCCCTGCTGGTCGCGATCAAGCGCAACCCGGACGTCAACGCGTCCTGGGACGAGGCGGCGCAGGAGATCGTGGTCAAGCACTACGTGAACCTGGGCATCGCCGCCGCGACCCCGCGCGGCCTGATCGTGCCGAACATCAAGGACGCCCACGCCAAGACGCTGCCGCAACTGGCGGGCGCCCTGGGCGAGCTGGTGTCGACGGCCAGGGAGGGCAAGACCTCCCCGGCCGCCATGCAGGGCGGCACGGTGACCATCACCAACGTCGGCGTCTTCGGCGTCGACACCGGCACGCCGATCCTCAACCCCGGCGAGTCCGCGATCCTCGCGGTCGGTGCGATCAAGCTCCAGCCGTGGGTGCACAAGGGCAAGGTGAAGCCGCGTCAGGTGACCACCCTGGCGCTGAGCTTCGACCACCGCCTGGTCGACGGCGAGCTGGGCTCCAAGGTCCTCGCCGACGTGGCGGCGGTCCTGGAACAGCCCAAGCGCCTGATCACCTGGGCGTAG
- a CDS encoding LURP-one-related/scramblase family protein, giving the protein MRFLVYDRLLGFGDDYWIEDDSGNKVYLVDGKAMRLRDTWELKDTQGRVLVDIHQKMFALRDTMVIERGDEPLARIKRKRLSLLRNHYRVSLADGTELDVSGKILDREFAIEYDGELLAVVSRRWLTLRDTYGVDVVRDDADPALLIALTVCVIHLAEKEREKDGADRTDAADG; this is encoded by the coding sequence ATGAGATTCCTCGTGTACGACCGGCTCCTCGGCTTCGGTGACGACTACTGGATCGAGGACGACAGCGGCAACAAGGTGTACCTCGTCGACGGCAAGGCGATGCGTCTGCGGGACACCTGGGAGCTGAAGGACACCCAGGGACGGGTGCTCGTCGACATCCACCAGAAGATGTTCGCCCTGCGCGACACGATGGTGATCGAACGGGGCGACGAGCCGCTGGCGCGGATCAAGCGCAAGCGGCTGTCCCTGCTGCGCAACCACTACCGCGTCTCCCTGGCCGACGGCACCGAGCTGGACGTCAGCGGCAAGATCCTCGACCGGGAGTTCGCCATCGAGTACGACGGCGAACTGCTCGCGGTCGTCTCCCGGCGGTGGCTGACCCTGCGCGACACCTACGGCGTGGACGTCGTACGGGACGACGCGGACCCGGCCCTGCTGATCGCGCTGACCGTGTGCGTCATCCACCTCGCGGAGAAGGAACGCGAGAAGGACGGGGCGGACCGGACGGACGCGGCGGACGGCTGA
- the pdhA gene encoding pyruvate dehydrogenase (acetyl-transferring) E1 component subunit alpha: protein MTESTAARKPRRSAGSKATGTTGTKAGAAAAKAGTAGAKRTTRTAATKGPATELVQLLTPEGERVETAAYAEYAQYVAGITPDELRGLYRDMVLTRRFDAEATALQRQGELGLWASLLGQEAAQIGSGRATREDDYVFPTYREHGVAWCRGVDPTNLLGMFRGVNNGGWDPNSNNFHLYTIVIGSQALHATGYAMGITKDGADSAVIAYFGDGASSQGDVSEAFNFAAVYNAPVVFFCQNNQWAISESNEKQTRVPLYQRAQGFGFPGVRVDGNDALAVLAVTRWALERARRGEGPALIEAYTYRMGAHTTSDDPSRYRHDDERVAWEAKDPILRLRRFLESAHHADEGFFGELEAESEALGKRVREVVRAMPDPDRFAIFENVYADGHALVDEERAQFAAYQASFAEAEGV from the coding sequence GTGACCGAGAGCACTGCCGCGCGCAAGCCGCGACGCAGCGCCGGAAGCAAGGCGACCGGCACCACCGGCACCAAGGCCGGCGCCGCAGCCGCGAAGGCCGGCACCGCCGGCGCCAAGCGCACCACCCGCACCGCTGCCACCAAGGGTCCCGCGACGGAGCTGGTGCAGCTGCTGACGCCCGAGGGCGAGCGGGTCGAGACCGCCGCCTACGCCGAGTACGCCCAGTACGTCGCCGGCATCACCCCGGACGAGCTCCGCGGCCTGTACCGCGACATGGTGCTCACCCGGCGCTTCGACGCCGAGGCCACCGCCCTGCAGCGTCAGGGCGAGCTGGGCCTGTGGGCCTCGCTGCTCGGGCAGGAGGCCGCCCAGATCGGCTCCGGCCGTGCCACCCGCGAGGACGACTACGTCTTCCCGACCTACCGCGAGCACGGCGTCGCCTGGTGCCGCGGCGTGGACCCGACCAACCTCCTCGGCATGTTCCGCGGTGTGAACAACGGCGGCTGGGACCCCAACAGCAACAACTTCCACCTCTACACCATCGTCATCGGCTCGCAGGCGCTGCACGCCACGGGCTACGCGATGGGCATCACCAAGGACGGCGCGGACTCGGCCGTGATCGCCTACTTCGGCGACGGCGCCTCCAGCCAGGGCGACGTCAGCGAGGCGTTCAACTTCGCCGCCGTCTACAACGCCCCGGTCGTCTTCTTCTGCCAGAACAACCAGTGGGCGATCTCCGAGTCCAACGAGAAGCAGACCCGGGTGCCGCTCTACCAGCGCGCCCAGGGCTTCGGCTTCCCCGGCGTCCGCGTCGACGGCAACGACGCGCTGGCCGTCCTCGCGGTCACCCGGTGGGCGCTGGAGCGGGCGCGGCGCGGTGAGGGACCGGCGCTGATCGAGGCGTACACGTACCGCATGGGCGCCCACACCACCTCGGACGACCCCTCCCGCTACCGGCACGACGACGAGCGGGTCGCCTGGGAGGCGAAGGACCCGATCCTGCGCCTTCGCCGCTTCCTGGAGTCCGCACACCACGCGGACGAGGGATTCTTCGGGGAACTGGAGGCGGAGAGCGAGGCGTTGGGCAAACGAGTGCGCGAGGTGGTCCGTGCCATGCCGGACCCGGACCGGTTCGCCATCTTCGAGAACGTGTACGCGGACGGGCACGCGCTCGTCGACGAGGAGCGGGCCCAGTTCGCCGCCTACCAGGCGTCGTTCGCTGAGGCAGAGGGGGTCTGA
- a CDS encoding DUF1648 domain-containing protein, translating into MKNKTVAVRATAAVWTAGVTAVLAGLPLVAGGRLPDRLATHWDLDGGPPDGSMPLWAASLVPALIWLVTAAATAVPLLRAGPAAGARWTMVVLLPTGVVLGGAQAAVVRANLDRADWHEARQPTAWIVAVLVLAVLAAVGGRLLATRRSGGDGEATPGADDDAASGADGLAPILPKGRRMAWFSRTANPWLHLVAAVTGLVAVAALVALAGGLAAPGALWALFAGFAAASLSCALFSSVQARVSERGLEVSFGPLGWPRRRWSPGDIDAARAEVRRPAQVGGWGYRLSGLGTTVMLRAGECLVVRPRGRRTDFAVSVDDAERGAALLNALAGQRSRP; encoded by the coding sequence GTGAAGAACAAGACGGTGGCGGTGCGGGCCACGGCCGCGGTGTGGACGGCCGGTGTCACGGCCGTACTCGCCGGACTGCCGCTCGTGGCGGGGGGACGGCTGCCCGACCGGCTGGCGACCCACTGGGACCTGGACGGCGGGCCCCCGGACGGCTCGATGCCCCTGTGGGCGGCCTCCCTCGTGCCCGCGCTGATCTGGCTGGTGACCGCGGCGGCGACCGCCGTCCCGCTGCTGCGGGCCGGACCGGCGGCGGGGGCCCGGTGGACCATGGTGGTCCTGCTGCCCACCGGCGTCGTCCTGGGCGGTGCGCAGGCCGCCGTCGTCCGGGCGAACCTGGACCGCGCGGACTGGCACGAGGCCCGGCAGCCGACCGCCTGGATCGTGGCGGTCCTCGTCCTGGCCGTGCTCGCGGCAGTGGGCGGACGGCTGCTCGCCACCCGCCGGTCCGGCGGGGACGGCGAGGCGACGCCCGGCGCGGACGACGACGCCGCGTCCGGCGCTGACGGTCTCGCGCCGATCCTGCCGAAGGGCCGGCGAATGGCGTGGTTCTCCCGGACCGCCAACCCCTGGCTCCACCTGGTGGCTGCCGTGACCGGCCTGGTGGCCGTGGCCGCGCTCGTCGCCCTGGCCGGCGGCCTGGCCGCCCCGGGCGCGCTGTGGGCGCTGTTCGCCGGGTTCGCCGCGGCCTCCCTCTCCTGCGCCCTCTTCTCCTCGGTGCAGGCACGGGTCTCGGAGCGGGGCCTGGAGGTGTCCTTCGGGCCGCTCGGCTGGCCCAGGCGCCGCTGGTCGCCCGGCGACATCGACGCGGCGCGCGCCGAGGTCCGCCGGCCCGCCCAGGTCGGCGGCTGGGGCTACCGCCTCAGCGGCCTCGGCACCACGGTGATGCTGCGCGCCGGGGAGTGCCTCGTCGTACGGCCCCGGGGCCGCCGTACCGACTTCGCGGTGAGCGTCGACGACGCCGAGCGGGGAGCGGCCCTGCTGAACGCGCTGGCCGGGCAGCGGTCCCGTCCCTGA
- a CDS encoding D-alanyl-D-alanine carboxypeptidase family protein yields the protein MKRARLRRATAVAVTGGAVLAAGVLSVAPAQAAPTHPGDYRAVGKGLVARHLTANAKAAPAVPSIVAKGGYVMNNANGASLYTKAADTKRSTGSTTKIMTAKVVLSQPKLNLDAKVTVQMAYSDYIVSKNASSARLIVGDKVTVRQLLYGLMLPSGCDAAYALADKFGSGSTRAARVKSFIGKMNSTAKSLGLKNTHFDSFDGIGNGKNYSTPRDLTKLASSAMKSSTFRTIVKTKKYTAKTVTKKGGTRTMAPWTNTNTLLGSYSGAIGVKTGSGPEAKYCLVFAATRKGKTVIGTVLTSSSSTQRATDATKLMNYGFAKLG from the coding sequence ATGAAGCGCGCCCGCCTCCGCAGAGCCACCGCCGTCGCCGTGACCGGCGGAGCCGTGCTCGCGGCCGGAGTCCTGTCCGTCGCGCCCGCACAGGCGGCCCCCACGCACCCCGGGGACTACCGGGCGGTCGGCAAGGGTCTGGTCGCGCGGCACCTCACGGCCAACGCCAAGGCCGCTCCCGCCGTGCCCTCGATCGTGGCCAAGGGCGGTTACGTGATGAACAACGCGAACGGGGCGTCGCTCTACACCAAGGCCGCGGACACCAAGCGCTCCACCGGCTCCACGACCAAGATCATGACCGCCAAGGTCGTGCTGTCGCAGCCCAAGCTGAACCTGGACGCCAAGGTCACGGTCCAGATGGCGTACAGCGACTACATCGTCTCGAAGAACGCCTCCTCGGCCCGCCTGATCGTCGGCGACAAGGTGACCGTCCGCCAGCTGCTGTACGGGCTGATGCTGCCGTCCGGCTGCGACGCCGCGTACGCGCTGGCCGACAAGTTCGGCTCGGGTTCGACGCGGGCGGCGCGCGTGAAGTCGTTCATCGGCAAGATGAACTCCACCGCCAAGAGCCTCGGCCTGAAGAACACCCACTTCGACTCGTTCGACGGCATCGGCAACGGCAAGAACTACTCCACGCCGCGCGACCTGACGAAGCTCGCGAGCAGCGCGATGAAGAGCTCCACCTTCCGCACGATCGTGAAGACGAAGAAGTACACGGCGAAGACGGTCACCAAGAAGGGCGGCACCCGCACGATGGCGCCCTGGACCAACACCAACACGCTGCTGGGCAGTTACAGCGGCGCGATCGGTGTGAAGACCGGCTCCGGCCCGGAGGCCAAGTACTGCCTGGTCTTCGCCGCGACCCGGAAGGGCAAGACCGTCATCGGCACGGTGCTGACCTCCTCGTCGTCGACGCAGCGCGCCACGGACGCGACGAAGCTCATGAACTACGGCTTCGCCAAGCTGGGCTGA
- a CDS encoding DUF2867 domain-containing protein has translation MAPTGTPGIRRVRVDPDGAHRASAFALPTAGLPRLTPEEWVRASYEDVPAPLRELIRAGWAGVLGLRLGPRHSARHVAGWRTVESGPARLAVEARAPSLTVRNVVTADGARLVWATYVRYERRAGRALWSLAAPVHHLALPLLLGRAVRRRT, from the coding sequence ATGGCACCCACCGGTACTCCCGGCATCCGTCGTGTCCGGGTGGACCCGGACGGCGCCCATCGCGCGTCCGCCTTCGCGCTGCCGACCGCCGGACTGCCCCGCCTGACGCCCGAGGAATGGGTGCGCGCCAGCTACGAGGACGTCCCGGCGCCGCTGCGCGAGCTGATCCGCGCGGGCTGGGCCGGCGTGCTCGGTCTGCGGCTGGGGCCGCGGCACTCGGCGCGGCACGTGGCGGGATGGCGCACGGTGGAGTCCGGGCCGGCCAGGCTGGCCGTGGAGGCCCGGGCCCCCTCACTGACCGTCCGCAACGTCGTGACGGCCGACGGCGCGCGTCTGGTCTGGGCCACCTATGTGCGCTACGAGCGCCGGGCCGGGCGGGCGCTGTGGTCCCTGGCCGCGCCGGTGCACCACCTGGCCCTGCCCCTCCTGCTCGGCCGGGCCGTCCGCCGCAGGACCTGA
- a CDS encoding MFS transporter: MSGSAGLPGDPPGGRRALAVWGVGVSVYFVAVIFRTSLGVAGLDAADRFHVNASALSTFSILQLLVYAGMQIPVGLLVDRLGTKKVLGIGVVLFTVGQLGFAFSPSYGMALASRALLGCGDAMTFISVLRLGTRWFPARRGPMVAQLAGLVGMAGNLVSTLVLARLLHGIGWTAAFAGSALAGVVVFVLLLLFLKDHPEGHEPEPLPHQGAAYVRRQIATSWREPGTRLGLWVHFTTQFPAMVFLLLWGMPFLVEAQGLSRGTAGGLLTLVVLSNMAVGLVYGQIIARHHAARLPLALGTVGATALLWAVTLAYPADRAPMWLLVVLCTVLGACGPASMIGFDFARPANPPERQGTASGITNMGGFVASMTTLFAIGVLLDATGDDYRVAFSSVFVLQALGVTQIMRLRGRAARRERERLVASRVETVHVPV, from the coding sequence ATGAGCGGCTCGGCCGGTCTGCCGGGCGACCCGCCGGGCGGCCGGCGCGCGCTCGCCGTGTGGGGCGTCGGCGTCTCCGTCTACTTCGTCGCCGTCATCTTCCGCACGTCCCTGGGCGTGGCCGGACTCGACGCCGCCGACCGCTTCCACGTCAACGCCTCGGCGCTGTCCACCTTCTCCATCCTCCAGCTGCTGGTCTACGCCGGTATGCAGATACCCGTCGGCCTGCTGGTCGACCGGCTGGGCACCAAGAAGGTGCTGGGCATCGGCGTGGTGCTGTTCACGGTCGGCCAGCTCGGCTTCGCCTTCTCACCGTCCTACGGCATGGCGCTCGCCTCCCGGGCGCTGCTCGGCTGCGGGGACGCGATGACGTTCATCAGCGTGCTGCGGCTGGGCACCCGCTGGTTCCCGGCCAGGCGGGGCCCGATGGTCGCCCAGCTCGCCGGGCTGGTCGGCATGGCCGGCAACCTGGTCTCCACCCTCGTCCTCGCCCGGCTGCTGCACGGCATCGGGTGGACGGCGGCGTTCGCGGGCAGCGCGCTGGCGGGCGTGGTCGTGTTCGTCCTCCTGCTGCTGTTCCTCAAGGACCACCCGGAGGGGCACGAGCCGGAACCGCTGCCGCACCAGGGTGCCGCGTACGTACGGCGGCAGATCGCCACCTCCTGGCGGGAGCCGGGCACGCGGCTCGGCCTGTGGGTGCACTTCACCACCCAGTTCCCGGCGATGGTGTTCCTGCTGCTGTGGGGGATGCCGTTCCTCGTCGAGGCGCAGGGGCTGTCCCGGGGCACGGCGGGCGGGCTGCTCACCCTCGTCGTGCTGTCCAACATGGCGGTCGGCCTGGTCTACGGGCAGATCATCGCCCGGCACCACGCGGCACGGCTGCCGCTGGCGCTCGGCACGGTGGGCGCGACGGCCCTCCTGTGGGCGGTGACGCTCGCCTACCCGGCCGACCGGGCGCCGATGTGGTTGCTCGTCGTGCTGTGCACGGTCCTCGGCGCGTGCGGCCCGGCGTCGATGATCGGCTTCGACTTCGCGCGGCCGGCGAACCCGCCGGAGCGGCAGGGGACGGCGTCCGGGATCACGAACATGGGCGGCTTCGTGGCGTCGATGACCACGCTGTTCGCGATCGGCGTGCTGCTGGACGCCACCGGGGACGACTACCGGGTCGCGTTCTCCTCGGTGTTCGTGCTCCAGGCGCTCGGTGTCACGCAGATCATGCGGCTGCGCGGGCGGGCGGCGCGCAGGGAGCGGGAGCGCCTGGTCGCCAGCCGGGTGGAGACGGTGCACGTGCCGGTGTAG
- a CDS encoding carbon-nitrogen family hydrolase, with amino-acid sequence MRASLIQIAVNEDESVEARRRRTASLVREQAGAADLVVLPELWTTGAFAFEAFDAEAEPLEGPTYEAMAKAASDAGVWLHAGSVPERAPDGHLYNTSLVLSPSGDLAAAYRKIHRFGFDKGEAVLMGAGEELVTVRLPETTLGVATCYDLRFPELFRGLVDAGAETLVVPAGWPERRRSHWTLLAQARAVENQAFVLACGTAGTHAGVPQAGHSIVVDPWGEVLAQAGGDEEVLTVEFDPARVARTREQFPALKDRMLGLPAPRR; translated from the coding sequence GTGCGCGCCTCTTTGATCCAAATCGCCGTGAACGAGGACGAATCGGTGGAAGCGCGCCGTCGGCGAACGGCGTCGCTGGTACGGGAGCAGGCGGGCGCCGCGGATCTCGTCGTGCTGCCGGAGCTGTGGACCACGGGTGCCTTCGCCTTCGAGGCGTTCGACGCCGAGGCCGAGCCGCTCGAGGGGCCGACGTACGAGGCGATGGCGAAGGCGGCGAGCGACGCGGGCGTGTGGCTGCACGCGGGCTCCGTCCCCGAGCGCGCCCCTGACGGACACCTCTACAACACCTCTCTCGTCCTCTCCCCCTCCGGTGACCTGGCCGCCGCCTACCGCAAGATCCACCGGTTCGGCTTCGACAAGGGCGAGGCCGTGCTGATGGGCGCGGGGGAGGAGCTGGTGACGGTCCGTCTGCCCGAGACGACCCTCGGTGTGGCGACCTGCTACGACCTCCGTTTCCCCGAGCTGTTCCGCGGTCTCGTCGACGCCGGTGCCGAGACGCTGGTCGTCCCGGCGGGCTGGCCGGAGCGCCGCCGGTCGCACTGGACGCTCCTGGCACAGGCGCGGGCGGTGGAGAACCAGGCGTTCGTCCTCGCCTGCGGAACGGCCGGGACGCACGCCGGGGTTCCGCAGGCCGGTCACTCGATCGTGGTCGATCCCTGGGGCGAGGTGCTGGCGCAGGCCGGAGGGGACGAGGAGGTCCTCACGGTGGAGTTCGACCCGGCGCGGGTGGCGCGGACCCGGGAGCAGTTCCCGGCCCTGAAGGACCGGATGCTGGGACTGCCGGCCCCGCGCCGGTGA
- a CDS encoding maleylpyruvate isomerase family mycothiol-dependent enzyme, with product MSLHPTLQPYADAWTHSIEAISELVQPLVEAEWNRRTPCPGWSVRDIVSHVLGLDSEMLGDPRPIHTLPRDLFHVTNEHQRYMEMQVDVRRHHTAPEMTSELEYMVIRRNRQLRNESRDPGTKVRGPLGTELTLEEAMRRHAFDVWAHEQDLRTALGRPGNLDSPGAHVARDVLLAELPAVVAERADAPRSSAVVFDVHGPVEFLRTIRVDIQGRGTLETAPALGPAATLTLDWETYVRLACGRVTPEAAADRIKAEGDPDLTAAILRNFVVTP from the coding sequence GTGAGTCTGCATCCCACCCTCCAGCCCTACGCCGACGCCTGGACTCACTCCATCGAGGCGATATCCGAGCTGGTCCAGCCCCTCGTGGAGGCAGAGTGGAACCGCCGCACCCCCTGCCCGGGGTGGTCGGTGCGCGACATCGTCTCCCATGTCCTCGGCCTGGACTCGGAGATGCTGGGGGACCCGCGGCCCATCCACACGCTCCCGCGTGACCTCTTCCACGTCACCAACGAGCACCAGCGCTACATGGAGATGCAGGTCGACGTCCGCCGCCACCACACGGCGCCGGAGATGACGTCCGAGCTGGAGTACATGGTCATCCGGCGCAACCGCCAGCTGCGGAACGAGTCGCGGGACCCCGGCACGAAGGTGCGCGGACCGCTCGGCACCGAGCTGACCCTGGAGGAGGCGATGCGCCGGCACGCCTTCGACGTGTGGGCGCACGAGCAGGACCTGCGCACGGCCCTCGGCCGTCCGGGCAACCTCGACTCCCCCGGTGCGCACGTCGCCCGTGACGTGCTGCTCGCCGAGCTGCCGGCCGTCGTCGCCGAGCGCGCGGACGCGCCCCGCAGCTCCGCCGTCGTCTTCGACGTGCACGGCCCGGTCGAGTTCCTGCGCACCATCCGCGTCGACATCCAGGGCCGCGGCACCCTGGAGACGGCCCCCGCCCTCGGTCCCGCCGCCACCCTCACCCTCGACTGGGAGACCTACGTCCGCCTGGCCTGCGGGCGCGTGACCCCGGAGGCGGCGGCGGACCGCATCAAGGCGGAGGGCGACCCGGACCTGACGGCGGCGATCCTGCGGAACTTCGTGGTGACGCCCTAG